The following coding sequences are from one Myxococcales bacterium window:
- a CDS encoding LysR family transcriptional regulator, protein MPASASTRPRLDELEAFLAVAERQSFSVAAQDLRLTKATVSKRVGALERRVGVRLFHRTTRSVRLSEAGESFRTRCSHVLDELEDAESQLGALAGQFLGRLRVSAPVSLGQAYLARVVASFVKTHPRVEVDFSLEDRMVDVVAERYDLAIRVGALRDSALGARKLRESRFLVVASPAYLKAHGTPREPSVLASHDCLLYSYQSALDTWTFHGAKPLAVRVRGRFRSNHGDVLAQAAVEGLGLALLPDFIARPYLDAGELRVVLDAHCRATAPIHAVFPSLGARPAKVDAFVDAVAAALRA, encoded by the coding sequence ATGCCCGCCTCCGCCTCGACCCGCCCGCGGCTCGACGAGCTCGAAGCCTTTTTGGCCGTCGCCGAGCGGCAGAGCTTCTCGGTCGCCGCCCAGGATTTGCGCTTGACCAAAGCAACCGTCAGCAAGCGGGTGGGAGCGCTCGAACGGCGGGTGGGCGTGCGCCTCTTTCACCGCACCACACGCTCCGTGAGGCTCTCTGAGGCCGGGGAGAGCTTTCGGACCCGCTGTAGCCACGTTCTGGACGAACTCGAGGACGCGGAAAGTCAGCTGGGCGCTCTCGCCGGTCAGTTCCTGGGGCGCCTCCGGGTCTCGGCCCCCGTGTCGCTCGGCCAGGCTTATCTGGCCCGCGTGGTGGCCAGCTTCGTCAAGACACACCCGCGGGTCGAGGTCGACTTCTCGCTGGAGGATCGCATGGTGGATGTGGTGGCCGAGCGCTACGACCTGGCGATTCGGGTAGGCGCGCTGCGCGACTCGGCCCTGGGCGCCCGCAAGCTGAGAGAGAGCCGTTTTCTGGTGGTGGCTTCCCCCGCCTACCTGAAAGCGCACGGCACACCGCGCGAGCCTTCCGTTCTGGCGTCACACGATTGTCTGCTCTACAGCTACCAGAGCGCCCTGGACACCTGGACGTTCCACGGAGCAAAGCCGCTCGCCGTGCGCGTGAGGGGTCGCTTTCGATCGAATCACGGGGACGTGCTCGCCCAGGCGGCCGTGGAGGGGCTGGGCCTCGCGCTGCTGCCGGATTTCATCGCGAGGCCCTACCTGGATGCGGGGGAGCTGCGGGTCGTGCTGGACGCACACTGCCGCGCCACGGCGCCGATACACGCGGTTTTTCCCTCGCTGGGCGCCCGCCCGGCCAAGGTGGATGCCTTCGTGGACGCGGTGGCGGCCGCGTTGCGCGCGTAA
- a CDS encoding pirin family protein, translating into MLNVRKSNERGGANHGWLDSKHTFSFADYYDPAHMGFRALRVINEDRVEAGAGFPTHPHRDMEIVSYVLEGALEHKDSLGTGSVIRPGDVQRMSAGTGVTHSEYNHSPREGVRFLQIWIVPRARGLQPGYEQKTFGEERRNALRLVASPDGQQGSVTVAQDVRLWATVLDEGREVVHEPGAYAHGWIQVATGSVEVNGHRLGQGDGAAVTGETALRLRALTNAEVLVFDLA; encoded by the coding sequence ATGTTGAACGTAAGGAAGTCGAACGAACGCGGCGGGGCGAACCATGGTTGGCTCGACAGCAAACACACCTTCTCCTTCGCCGACTACTACGACCCTGCGCACATGGGCTTTCGCGCGCTGCGGGTCATCAACGAGGATCGCGTCGAAGCCGGCGCGGGCTTTCCGACACACCCCCACCGAGACATGGAGATCGTGTCGTACGTGCTCGAGGGCGCGCTGGAACACAAGGACAGCCTCGGCACCGGCTCGGTGATTCGTCCAGGAGACGTTCAGCGCATGAGCGCAGGGACAGGTGTGACCCACAGTGAGTACAACCACTCGCCGCGGGAAGGTGTTCGCTTCCTCCAGATCTGGATCGTACCGCGCGCCCGTGGCTTACAGCCGGGGTACGAACAAAAGACCTTTGGCGAAGAGCGCCGCAATGCCTTGCGGTTGGTGGCCTCACCGGACGGTCAGCAGGGCTCCGTAACGGTGGCGCAAGACGTTCGCCTGTGGGCCACGGTGCTCGATGAGGGCAGGGAGGTCGTGCACGAGCCCGGCGCCTACGCACACGGTTGGATCCAAGTTGCCACCGGCTCGGTCGAGGTCAACGGGCACAGACTCGGGCAAGGCGACGGTGCGGCGGTCACGGGCGAGACGGCGCTACGGCTCCGGGCCCTCACGAACGCCGAGGTGCTGGTGTTCGATCTCGCGTGA